A genome region from Euphorbia lathyris chromosome 4, ddEupLath1.1, whole genome shotgun sequence includes the following:
- the LOC136226579 gene encoding transcription factor bHLH91-like, protein MYEETASFDPNSMVDDGLSQLLMPGASTTNSHTSFEDNIKLSAQDISYHHCNDIQAEMAAAFNTHFMQDSSNHLLPFNNSSSLPDPCYAPTPDLLNLFNLPRCSISSSLIPNSSISFTNPNPNTTHNFVGDLPMPDTSSASSMVYDPLLYLNLPPQPPLIRELFQSLPPNNGYLPRGTCLFGGGGDDHVDDGEQQFDNGVLDFSWDMGCIGKGRKGSKVTKHFATERQRRQQINDKYDALKILIPVRTKDDRASIVGDAIEYIKELMASVNDLKMLVEKKRCAKERRKRVKTEEEDNSIELSSCMMKADPEVEADADVDVDVEHQSFNNNGSLRSSWLQRKSKDTEVDVRIIDDEVTIKLVQRKRINCLLSVSKLLDHLQLDLHHVAGGHVGDYYSFLFNTKIYEGSSIYASAIANKVIEVVDTLYASTPSAACYYQC, encoded by the exons ATGTACGAAGAGACTGCTTCTTTTGACCCCAATTCCATGGTCGACGACGGCCTTTCTCAACTACTCATGCCCGGAGCTAGCACTACCAATAGTCATACTAGTTTTGAAGACAACATCAAGCTTTCAGCCCAAGATATTTCTTACCACCATTGCAATGATATTCAGGCCGAAATGGCCGCTGCTTTTAATACTCATTTTATGCAAGATTCATCCAATCACCTTTTACCTTTCAATAATTCATCTTCTTTACCAGATCCTTGCTATGCTCCCACACCAGATCTTCTCAATCTTTTCAATTTACCTAGATGCTCTATTTCATCCTCTTTGATACCAAATTCTTCTATTTCCTTCACTAACCCTAACCCTAACACTACCCACAATTTCGTCGGAGACCTTCCAATGCCCGATACATCATCTGCTTCTTCCATGGTGTACGATCCTCTTCTCTACCTCAATCTTCCTCCGCAGCCTCCTTTGATTAGGGAACTGTTTCAATCTCTGCCTCCAAATAATGGCTACTTACCTAGAGGGACTTGTTTGTTTGGCGGTGGAGGGGATGATCATGTTGACGACGGAGAGCAGCAGTTTGATAATGGAGTACTGGATTTCAGTTGGGATATGGGTTGTATTGGTAAAGGAAGGAAAGGTAGTAAGGTTACCAAACACTTTGCCACTGAAAGACAAAGGAGACAACAAATCAATGACAAGTACGACGCCTTGAAGATTTTGATTCCTGTCCGCACCAAG GATGATAGAGCATCAATAGTTGGTGATGCAATAGAATACATAAAAGAGTTGATGGCAAGTGTAAATGATCTGAAAATGCTTGTGGAGAAAAAGAGATGTGCTAAAGAGAGGCGGAAGAGAGTgaaaacagaagaagaagataattcaattgaattaagTAGCTGTATGATGAAAGCAGACCCAGAGGTAGAGGCAGATGCAGATGTAGATGTAGATGTAGAACATCAGTCCTTCAATAATAATGGATCACTAAGAAGCTCTTGGCTTCAAAGGAAATCAAAAGATACTGAAGTTGATGTTCGGATAATCGATGATGAAGTTACCATCAAACTTGTTCAAAGAAAGAGAATCAATTGCTTGCTCTCTGTATCCAAACTCCTTGATCATCTTCAGCTTGATCTCCATCATGTTGCTGGTGGTCATGTTGGTGATTATTACAGCTTTCTCTTTAACACCAAG ATATATGAAGGGTCATCAATATATGCAAGTGCCATAGCAAACAAGGTTATAGAAGTGGTGGACACACTCTATGCATCAACTCCATCTGCAGCTTGCTATTACCAGTGTTGA